In Pseudomonas sp. DNDY-54, a genomic segment contains:
- the adk gene encoding adenylate kinase, which translates to MRVILLGAPGAGKGTQARFITEKFAIPQISTGDMLRAAVKAGSPLGLQVKDVMDSGGLVSDEIIIALIQERLQQPDCANGFLFDGFPRTIPQAEALRDAGVKLDHVLEIAVDDEEIVGRLSGRRVHPGSGRIYHTEHNPPKVAGVDDVTGEELVHRKDDLEETVRHRLSLYHSQTKPLVAFYQNLEAAEGTPKCSRVEGVGSVEEITAKVMAALS; encoded by the coding sequence ATGCGCGTGATTTTGCTCGGAGCGCCCGGTGCTGGAAAAGGCACACAGGCACGCTTCATCACCGAGAAGTTCGCCATCCCGCAAATCTCCACTGGCGACATGTTGCGCGCAGCGGTCAAGGCAGGCTCGCCGCTTGGCCTGCAGGTCAAGGACGTTATGGACAGCGGTGGTCTGGTTTCCGACGAGATCATCATTGCGCTGATTCAGGAGCGTTTGCAGCAACCTGATTGCGCCAACGGTTTCCTCTTCGATGGATTCCCACGCACCATTCCGCAAGCCGAAGCACTGCGTGATGCCGGCGTCAAACTGGACCACGTACTTGAAATCGCGGTGGATGACGAGGAAATCGTCGGTCGCCTGTCCGGCCGCCGTGTTCATCCGGGTTCCGGTCGTATCTACCACACCGAGCACAACCCGCCGAAAGTCGCCGGTGTCGATGACGTTACCGGTGAAGAGCTGGTGCACCGCAAGGACGATCTGGAAGAAACCGTTCGTCATCGCCTGAGCCTCTATCATTCCCAGACCAAGCCGCTGGTAGCCTTCTACCAGAACCTGGAAGCCGCCGAGGGCACGCCCAAGTGCAGCCGCGTCGAAGGTGTCGGCTCAGTGGAAGAGATCACTGCGAAGGTGATGGCTGCGCTCAGCTGA
- a CDS encoding catalase, translated as MTEERNTLTTRQGHPVSDNQSLRSVGERGPATLENYQFIEKITHFDRERIPERVVHARGTAAHGWFEPYGKIGDEPASKYTRAKVLTNTGTRTPVFLRFSTVIGGKESPETARDPRGFAIKFYTEDGNWDLVGNNLKVFFIRDAIKFPDMIHAFKPDPISNRQEAWRFYDFVQHHPEALHMVTWVKSPWGIPADYRHMQGSSVNTYKLVNDKGEAVLCKFSFEPKLGVKNLTAQQAADIQMKDVGHATRDLYDAIDRGDFPEWEMCVQIMSDDPHDELDFDPLDDTKRWPEDQFPLLPVGRLVLDRNPSNFFAETEQAAFGTGVLVDGIDFSDDKMLQGRTLSYSDTQRYRVGANYLQLPINAPRTPAATNQRDGSMAHFVDTGGENPHVNYEPSSMGGLTEAPKPRPDYHQWVEGHLGRYQTTKTAADYHQAGERYRTFEDWERDDLIANITADLKECPEHICLRMIWHFWHCDPDYGQRLADGVGVDIEKAKALPPLEGRAAPGDNLAGATYSSGEAEGSNTRNATQPSVKR; from the coding sequence ATGACTGAAGAACGAAACACACTCACGACCCGACAGGGCCACCCCGTCTCCGATAATCAGAGCCTGCGCAGTGTGGGTGAGCGTGGCCCGGCCACGCTGGAGAACTATCAATTCATCGAGAAGATCACCCACTTTGACCGGGAGCGGATTCCCGAGCGCGTGGTCCATGCTCGCGGCACCGCGGCGCATGGCTGGTTCGAGCCCTACGGCAAGATTGGCGACGAGCCAGCCAGCAAGTACACCCGTGCCAAGGTGCTGACCAACACGGGCACACGCACGCCGGTCTTCCTGCGGTTTTCGACCGTGATCGGCGGCAAGGAGTCGCCTGAAACCGCGCGTGATCCGCGTGGGTTTGCCATCAAGTTCTATACCGAGGACGGTAACTGGGACCTGGTGGGCAATAACCTCAAGGTGTTCTTCATCCGCGATGCGATCAAGTTTCCGGACATGATCCATGCCTTCAAACCGGACCCGATTTCGAACCGTCAGGAAGCCTGGCGTTTCTATGATTTTGTCCAGCATCATCCCGAAGCGCTGCACATGGTGACGTGGGTCAAGAGCCCCTGGGGCATCCCAGCCGACTACCGCCACATGCAGGGTTCGAGCGTAAACACCTACAAGTTGGTCAACGACAAGGGCGAAGCGGTGCTCTGCAAATTCTCCTTCGAGCCCAAGCTTGGGGTGAAGAACCTTACCGCGCAGCAGGCCGCCGATATCCAGATGAAGGACGTCGGTCATGCCACCCGCGACCTTTACGATGCCATCGATCGCGGCGATTTCCCCGAATGGGAAATGTGTGTGCAGATCATGTCCGACGACCCGCATGACGAGCTGGACTTCGATCCGCTGGACGATACCAAGCGCTGGCCCGAAGACCAGTTCCCTCTGCTGCCGGTGGGGCGTCTGGTACTCGATCGCAACCCGTCGAACTTCTTCGCTGAAACGGAGCAGGCCGCTTTCGGAACAGGCGTACTGGTAGACGGCATCGACTTCTCCGATGACAAAATGCTGCAAGGGCGGACGCTGTCCTATTCCGACACCCAGCGTTACCGCGTCGGTGCCAACTACCTGCAGCTGCCAATCAACGCACCCAGAACGCCGGCTGCGACCAACCAGCGCGATGGGTCGATGGCGCATTTCGTCGACACGGGTGGGGAAAACCCGCACGTCAACTATGAGCCCAGCTCGATGGGCGGCCTGACCGAAGCTCCCAAGCCGAGGCCGGACTACCACCAATGGGTTGAAGGGCATCTCGGGCGATATCAAACGACCAAAACCGCAGCGGACTATCACCAGGCCGGAGAGCGTTACCGCACCTTCGAAGACTGGGAGCGCGACGACCTGATCGCCAATATCACCGCCGACCTCAAGGAATGCCCTGAGCACATCTGCCTGCGGATGATCTGGCATTTCTGGCACTGCGATCCGGATTACGGTCAGCGACTCGCAGACGGGGTGGGCGTGGACATCGAGAAGGCCAAGGCACTGCCACCATTGGAAGGGCGTGCGGCACCGGGCGACAACCTCGCGGGTGCGACATATAGCAGCGGCGAGGCCGAGGGTAGTAATACGCGCAACGCTACCCAGCCGAGCGTCAAACGCTAG
- a CDS encoding efflux transporter outer membrane subunit has protein sequence MPLLVASLLAGCQLAPPHDQPPSPSAAQYSAEYQPRRGTVQASEIAWRTFLQDPRLHAYMTAALQRNRDLQIAVARIEEARGQFNVQGADRYPTLAATADASRGRFPAGGTGATGTGSSGSGSAPGGTSGLSAGSGGRVTERFSVGLGITAFELDFWGRVRNLTEAARGQYLSTVEAQRAFRLSLIADVASTYLAIRGAEARIDLAEATLQSRLDGLRIARVRFDAGITSALDLNQAQSLLTQAKTELSSLRLTRAEQINYLTLLVGGPMQQALPGPLPLNEQINPMTLDAGLPSEVLLVRPDIVGAEQNLRAARANIGVARAAFFPQMSLTGSFGYSSNELNGLISRDNRTWSIGPSISLPLFDFGRNRGNLTVAEARENIAVAEYERAIETAFREVADALAGRRYLAEQVAAQDENVATLRRIADLARERYAEGVVNYLQVLDAERTLFDAEQALIEVKRAQVQNLVELYVALGGGTAAEPPATAASRRTNGCADAAHPTCGTE, from the coding sequence GTGCCGCTGCTCGTGGCCAGTCTGCTAGCCGGCTGCCAACTCGCGCCCCCCCACGATCAGCCGCCCTCTCCCAGCGCTGCGCAGTATTCGGCCGAGTATCAACCGAGGCGCGGCACGGTACAGGCCAGCGAAATTGCCTGGCGGACGTTTCTCCAAGATCCTCGCCTGCACGCCTACATGACCGCCGCGCTGCAGCGTAATCGGGACCTGCAGATCGCGGTGGCGCGCATCGAGGAAGCGCGAGGGCAATTCAACGTGCAGGGCGCGGACCGCTACCCCACCCTGGCCGCCACGGCCGACGCCAGCCGCGGCCGCTTCCCAGCCGGCGGTACAGGCGCAACCGGCACTGGTTCCTCTGGCAGCGGCTCGGCACCGGGCGGCACGAGCGGCCTCTCCGCCGGCTCCGGCGGTCGGGTGACAGAACGGTTCTCGGTAGGGCTCGGTATTACCGCGTTCGAGCTCGATTTCTGGGGACGGGTGCGCAACCTCACGGAAGCGGCGCGGGGGCAATACCTGTCGACCGTTGAGGCGCAACGGGCCTTCCGGCTGTCGCTGATCGCCGATGTGGCGTCGACGTATCTGGCGATCCGCGGTGCCGAAGCACGTATCGATCTCGCTGAAGCGACCCTGCAAAGTCGCCTCGATGGGCTGCGTATTGCGCGTGTGCGCTTCGACGCCGGCATCACCTCGGCGCTAGACCTGAACCAGGCGCAATCGCTACTGACGCAAGCCAAAACCGAGTTATCCAGCCTGCGCCTGACACGAGCCGAGCAGATCAACTACCTCACCCTGCTAGTCGGCGGGCCGATGCAACAGGCACTGCCAGGACCGTTACCGCTGAACGAACAGATCAACCCGATGACGCTGGACGCAGGGCTTCCCTCCGAGGTGCTGCTGGTTCGGCCGGACATTGTCGGCGCTGAACAGAACTTGCGTGCGGCACGCGCCAACATCGGTGTCGCACGCGCGGCGTTCTTCCCACAGATGTCGCTGACCGGCAGCTTCGGCTATAGCTCGAATGAGCTGAACGGGTTGATCAGCCGCGACAATCGCACCTGGAGTATCGGGCCTTCGATCAGCCTGCCGCTGTTCGATTTCGGTCGTAATCGGGGCAACCTGACGGTCGCCGAAGCGCGCGAGAACATTGCAGTCGCCGAATACGAGCGTGCCATCGAAACCGCCTTTCGCGAGGTCGCCGATGCGCTTGCCGGGCGCCGTTACCTGGCCGAGCAGGTAGCCGCACAGGACGAAAATGTCGCAACGCTCAGACGCATTGCCGATCTCGCGCGCGAACGCTACGCCGAAGGCGTAGTGAATTACCTGCAGGTGCTCGATGCTGAACGCACGCTATTCGATGCTGAACAGGCGCTCATCGAGGTCAAACGCGCACAGGTGCAAAACCTGGTCGAGCTGTATGTGGCTCTCGGTGGAGGCACAGCGGCCGAGCCGCCTGCTACCGCGGCAAGCCGACGGACAAACGGTTGCGCCGACGCCGCCCATCCGACCTGCGGGACGGAATGA
- the tsaB gene encoding tRNA (adenosine(37)-N6)-threonylcarbamoyltransferase complex dimerization subunit type 1 TsaB, whose product MTTLLALDTATEACSVALLHDGRVLSQYEVIPRLHAQRLLPMIQSLLAEAGIALSAVDALAFGRGPGAFTGVRIAVGVVQGLAFALERPVLPVSTLATIAQRAHREHGVDQVAVAIDARMDEVYWGCYRAQAGEMQLAGIEAVLPPEQVSLPRDSAGPWFAAGTGWRYAERLAVTPAATDATLLPHAEDLLMLAVHGYQRGEAVDADQAQPIYLRDNVATPKAPR is encoded by the coding sequence ATGACCACGCTGCTGGCCCTGGACACCGCCACCGAAGCCTGCTCCGTCGCGCTGCTGCACGACGGCCGAGTGCTGAGCCAGTACGAGGTGATTCCGCGGCTGCACGCGCAAAGGCTACTGCCGATGATCCAGTCCCTGCTGGCCGAGGCGGGCATCGCCCTGTCAGCGGTCGATGCACTGGCGTTCGGCCGCGGCCCGGGCGCCTTCACTGGCGTGCGTATCGCGGTCGGCGTGGTGCAGGGCTTGGCGTTCGCGTTGGAGCGTCCGGTCCTGCCGGTCTCGACCCTGGCGACCATTGCTCAGCGCGCGCACCGCGAACACGGTGTGGATCAGGTGGCGGTGGCCATTGACGCGCGCATGGATGAGGTTTACTGGGGTTGCTACCGTGCCCAGGCGGGCGAAATGCAGCTGGCTGGTATCGAGGCGGTCCTCCCACCGGAACAGGTCAGTCTGCCCCGTGATAGCGCGGGTCCCTGGTTCGCTGCCGGCACAGGCTGGCGCTACGCTGAGCGGCTTGCGGTAACGCCTGCGGCAACAGATGCGACGCTCCTGCCGCACGCCGAAGACCTGTTGATGCTGGCGGTTCATGGCTACCAACGAGGGGAGGCGGTGGATGCCGATCAGGCACAGCCGATCTACCTGCGCGATAACGTCGCCACGCCGAAAGCGCCTCGGTGA
- a CDS encoding class I SAM-dependent methyltransferase, with translation MTASPPLVRVEALGPQFAERARVWASRLGLPTQAEGAQFALQLGEAGLQLQLLEPQAPGPVRVDFVEGGAAHRRQFGGGSGQMIAKAVGIQPGIRPSVLDATAGLGRDAFVLATLGCEVVLFERQPLIAALLEDGLARGREDAEVRPIVERMVLRTGNAIALMRDWEGEPPQVIYLDPMFPHREKSALVKKEMRLFRPFVGDDLDAGALLEQALALATHRVVVKRPRKAPTIEGAKPGYSLEGKSSRYDIYPKKKLTGAT, from the coding sequence ATGACTGCCTCCCCCCCGTTGGTTCGTGTCGAAGCCCTCGGCCCTCAGTTTGCTGAGCGGGCACGTGTCTGGGCATCGCGGCTGGGCTTGCCGACCCAGGCAGAGGGTGCGCAGTTCGCCCTGCAGCTGGGCGAAGCCGGGCTCCAGCTGCAATTACTTGAGCCGCAGGCGCCGGGGCCGGTGCGGGTGGATTTCGTTGAAGGTGGCGCTGCCCACCGGCGTCAGTTCGGCGGCGGCAGCGGGCAGATGATTGCCAAGGCGGTCGGCATTCAGCCTGGCATCCGCCCCAGCGTACTGGACGCCACGGCCGGGCTCGGCCGCGACGCGTTCGTGCTGGCGACGCTCGGCTGCGAGGTGGTGCTGTTCGAGCGTCAACCCCTGATTGCGGCGCTGCTGGAAGACGGTCTGGCGCGTGGCCGTGAGGACGCCGAGGTACGGCCGATCGTCGAGCGCATGGTGTTGCGAACGGGCAATGCCATCGCGTTGATGCGCGACTGGGAAGGCGAGCCACCCCAAGTGATTTACCTCGATCCAATGTTTCCACACCGGGAAAAAAGCGCGCTGGTGAAGAAGGAGATGCGCCTGTTCCGTCCCTTCGTCGGGGATGACCTGGACGCCGGCGCCTTGCTTGAACAGGCGCTGGCCTTGGCCACACACCGCGTTGTGGTGAAGCGGCCACGCAAGGCGCCGACCATCGAGGGTGCCAAGCCGGGTTACAGCCTGGAAGGCAAATCCAGCCGCTACGACATCTACCCGAAGAAGAAGCTGACCGGCGCGACGTGA
- a CDS encoding inositol monophosphatase: MNSDDSAANALDIAARYACAKALALEAAQLGMDYYRRREALTVEHKGNDLQDVVSIADKQIEDFIRGRLAERFPEDGFLGEESGSADLGARCVWVIDPIDGTACFVNGLHNWCVSIGLLIDGEPHLGAIADPNHDELFHGCLGHGAFVNDTPLSVSRATHVGQGVTATGTFHPRGKEHFIPFLEKLLAEGGMFFRNGSGALMTAYVAAGRLLGYYETELKSWDCMAGLVLVKEAGGQVNDFFRNDGLLRGNPYLVACPGVYPQLAEMIGPSLDG, from the coding sequence ATGAATTCCGACGACTCGGCAGCCAACGCCCTTGATATCGCTGCCCGCTACGCCTGCGCAAAAGCGCTGGCCCTCGAGGCGGCACAACTCGGCATGGATTACTACCGCCGGCGTGAAGCCTTGACGGTCGAACACAAGGGCAATGATCTGCAGGATGTGGTCAGCATCGCTGACAAGCAGATCGAAGATTTCATCCGTGGCCGATTGGCCGAACGCTTCCCGGAAGACGGCTTTCTTGGTGAAGAAAGTGGCTCAGCCGATCTCGGTGCCCGCTGTGTGTGGGTGATCGACCCCATCGACGGGACGGCTTGCTTCGTTAACGGCCTGCATAACTGGTGTGTGTCGATCGGTCTGCTGATCGATGGCGAGCCGCATCTGGGCGCCATCGCCGACCCCAACCACGATGAGCTGTTTCATGGCTGCCTGGGCCACGGCGCCTTCGTCAACGACACGCCGCTGAGCGTGAGTCGCGCGACTCACGTGGGGCAGGGCGTTACCGCCACCGGAACCTTCCATCCGCGCGGCAAGGAACACTTCATTCCCTTCCTGGAGAAGCTGCTGGCTGAAGGCGGGATGTTTTTTCGCAATGGCTCCGGCGCGCTGATGACCGCCTACGTAGCCGCCGGACGTTTGCTTGGCTATTACGAGACCGAGCTTAAAAGCTGGGATTGCATGGCCGGCCTGGTGCTGGTGAAAGAAGCGGGCGGACAGGTGAACGACTTCTTCCGTAACGATGGGTTGTTGCGGGGAAATCCGTATCTCGTCGCTTGCCCGGGCGTGTATCCACAGCTTGCCGAGATGATCGGACCTTCGCTGGACGGCTAA
- a CDS encoding DUF72 domain-containing protein, which produces MSLPYFLGCPSWNDAAWRGSLYPPGLPASEFLPHYCSVFNTVEGNTTLYAWPSEQKVARWAALMPEAFRFCAKLPREISQAPDLRDVLDLVLAFRSLLAPLGSRISPFWLQLPANFGPSRLAELVPLIETLDRPLAVEVRHTAFFSRGDDERALNRLLHERGVERICMDTRALFSCLSRDPALLHAQSKKPRLPVRPTAFSESPQLRFVGHPELEANDRFLAPWVEKAAGWIEAGKRPHVYLHTPDNRLAPDLAVRFHDRLTERLPGLPPIAVAPMQSESQLSLLGNDR; this is translated from the coding sequence TTGTCGCTTCCCTATTTTCTCGGTTGCCCCTCTTGGAATGATGCAGCGTGGCGTGGTTCGCTCTATCCGCCGGGCCTGCCCGCGAGCGAGTTTCTGCCCCATTACTGTTCGGTGTTCAACACCGTCGAAGGCAATACGACGCTTTATGCCTGGCCGTCCGAGCAAAAGGTCGCACGCTGGGCGGCTCTGATGCCCGAGGCGTTTCGCTTCTGCGCCAAGTTGCCCCGGGAAATCAGCCAGGCGCCGGATCTGCGTGACGTGCTGGACCTCGTCCTGGCGTTCCGTTCGCTGCTCGCGCCTCTGGGGTCGCGAATCAGCCCGTTCTGGCTGCAGTTGCCTGCTAACTTCGGGCCGAGTCGTCTCGCGGAGCTGGTGCCGCTTATCGAGACCTTGGACCGGCCGCTGGCAGTGGAAGTACGCCACACCGCGTTCTTCTCCAGGGGTGATGACGAACGAGCACTGAATCGGTTGCTCCACGAGCGAGGCGTGGAACGCATTTGTATGGATACCCGCGCGCTATTCAGCTGCCTGTCGCGTGATCCGGCGTTGCTGCATGCGCAGAGCAAGAAGCCGAGGCTGCCGGTGCGGCCGACCGCATTCAGTGAGTCTCCCCAGCTGCGCTTCGTCGGGCATCCCGAGCTGGAGGCGAACGACCGCTTCCTGGCGCCCTGGGTCGAGAAGGCGGCGGGTTGGATCGAGGCGGGCAAGCGACCGCACGTCTATCTGCATACGCCGGACAACCGACTGGCGCCTGATCTGGCCGTGCGCTTTCATGACCGGCTCACGGAGCGGTTGCCTGGTTTGCCGCCGATCGCGGTCGCGCCCATGCAGAGTGAGTCGCAGCTATCACTGCTGGGCAATGACCGCTGA
- a CDS encoding HPF/RaiA family ribosome-associated protein encodes MQIQVHSDNHIEGSARLVDWVSSNVADKLDRFDDEVTRIVVHLNDENGVKAGAYDKRCQIEARPKGQQPVSVTHKAASVELAVDGAIGKLNNALKHQFGRLRSKRASAPTPVEGETLEVEGRDALLEEDFLADEQLRTS; translated from the coding sequence ATGCAGATCCAAGTACATAGCGATAACCACATCGAAGGAAGCGCCCGTCTCGTAGACTGGGTCAGCAGCAATGTCGCTGACAAGCTGGATCGATTCGATGACGAAGTCACCCGCATCGTGGTGCATCTGAACGACGAGAATGGCGTAAAGGCCGGCGCTTATGACAAGCGCTGCCAGATCGAGGCCCGGCCCAAAGGCCAGCAGCCGGTGTCGGTCACCCACAAGGCGGCATCGGTTGAACTGGCCGTGGATGGCGCCATCGGTAAGCTCAACAACGCCCTCAAGCATCAGTTCGGCAGATTGCGCAGCAAGCGCGCCTCGGCGCCGACGCCTGTCGAAGGCGAGACGCTGGAAGTCGAAGGCCGGGATGCCTTGCTGGAAGAAGATTTTCTAGCTGACGAACAACTTCGCACCTCCTGA
- a CDS encoding extensin family protein yields the protein MTFGRFILFLLLASGGFVFAVWRGHIDVPPKWNPWAPLDIREAPNLLTSFKLRRLQEDRTLCEQALTTSDLNYVAVPDSTPQPGCPVENAVRVSGSAVRFNGAFLATCPLAAAYALFERHGLQPAAQQVFGQPVVRVDHFGSFACRNIARSNRRSQHASANALDLAGFRLQDGTRITVARDWTGDDDKARFLRQVKAAACDAFKITLSPEYNAAHHDHFHVDMGGFGMCR from the coding sequence ATGACCTTCGGCCGTTTCATTCTCTTCCTATTGCTCGCGTCAGGCGGGTTCGTCTTCGCGGTTTGGCGTGGTCACATCGACGTCCCACCCAAGTGGAACCCCTGGGCGCCGCTGGATATCCGCGAGGCGCCGAACCTGCTGACGTCCTTCAAGCTCCGGCGTCTGCAGGAGGACCGCACGTTGTGCGAGCAGGCGTTAACCACCTCTGATCTGAACTATGTGGCTGTGCCCGACAGCACGCCGCAGCCGGGGTGTCCGGTTGAAAATGCCGTGCGTGTCAGCGGCTCGGCGGTTCGCTTCAACGGTGCGTTTCTGGCGACCTGTCCGCTTGCGGCAGCGTATGCATTGTTCGAGCGCCATGGCTTGCAACCCGCTGCGCAACAGGTGTTTGGTCAACCGGTGGTGCGCGTCGATCACTTCGGCAGCTTTGCCTGCCGCAACATCGCGCGCAGCAACCGCCGCAGTCAGCATGCCTCGGCGAATGCGCTGGATCTGGCCGGTTTCCGATTGCAGGACGGTACGCGCATCACCGTCGCGCGTGACTGGACCGGTGATGACGACAAGGCACGCTTTCTTCGTCAGGTGAAAGCCGCGGCGTGCGACGCGTTCAAAATTACCTTGAGTCCGGAATACAACGCCGCCCATCACGACCATTTCCACGTCGATATGGGCGGTTTCGGCATGTGCCGCTGA
- a CDS encoding DUF3597 domain-containing protein: MGLFDTIKEKLGMGGVSNEAHKPAAPDSGTNQHATDTVVDSERPTTANNATTTPPGVGGTATGMTGAAGTVSTAGATTSAVDVPAKLDGMAANHPEQLNWRTSIVDLLKLLGLDSSLESRKELATELGCPQDKMADSAQMNTWLHRTVMHKLAEHGGTVPPELRT; this comes from the coding sequence ATGGGCCTGTTCGATACGATCAAAGAGAAGCTAGGCATGGGCGGCGTGAGCAATGAAGCTCACAAACCTGCTGCGCCGGATTCTGGCACCAACCAGCACGCCACCGATACGGTTGTGGATTCCGAGCGCCCCACCACGGCGAACAACGCGACGACCACACCCCCGGGCGTCGGCGGTACTGCAACCGGCATGACCGGCGCAGCCGGCACCGTGAGCACTGCCGGCGCAACCACCAGTGCGGTGGACGTACCGGCGAAGCTCGACGGCATGGCCGCCAATCATCCAGAACAGTTGAACTGGCGCACGTCCATCGTCGATCTGCTCAAACTGCTGGGCCTCGATAGCAGTCTGGAGTCGCGTAAAGAGCTTGCCACCGAGCTGGGTTGCCCGCAGGACAAGATGGCGGATTCGGCTCAGATGAATACCTGGCTGCATCGCACCGTCATGCACAAGCTCGCCGAACACGGCGGCACCGTGCCTCCGGAACTTCGCACCTGA
- a CDS encoding DUF2789 domain-containing protein — translation MELPNKDMSTLFEQLGLPSDPASIDNFIADHAPLPNHMKLAEAPFWNEGQRALLRDEWIEDAEWAPIVDELNVRLHEEQKQP, via the coding sequence ATGGAACTTCCCAACAAAGACATGAGCACACTGTTCGAGCAGCTTGGCCTGCCTTCAGACCCAGCCAGCATCGACAATTTCATCGCTGATCACGCCCCGCTACCCAATCACATGAAGCTTGCCGAAGCCCCGTTCTGGAACGAAGGGCAACGCGCGCTACTGCGCGACGAATGGATCGAAGACGCTGAATGGGCACCTATTGTCGACGAGCTCAATGTCCGCCTCCATGAAGAACAGAAGCAACCCTGA